Genomic DNA from Perca flavescens isolate YP-PL-M2 chromosome 23, PFLA_1.0, whole genome shotgun sequence:
TGTCCAATCCCTGAGCACTCCTTGTTGTTTATGGTTCAGGGCTAGCAGAGGTGGTTGAACTCTAATCTTTTGTGATCAATTTTGTTACTAAATGACAGCCTTACATGTCCTTTGCTTTGAGAATCAGGGGGGCCTTTGTCCTTTCTGTGGTAgttaagagttaaaaaaaagaaataagtaAAATAATTTGAGGTGTTAATTTAGCAGAGGTGGCCCACATTAACAGCTGCTGTTACGCAACGCTCCAGTGCTTCAACCCAACTCGTCATTGTGGCCTCAATAAAACATAAGTATGACTCATCTTCAAGGATTGTAGGGACCAAATAGCCCAAGCCAATAACTCCAAGGTGAATAAAGGTTTTTCATTTGGGTAACAGGCATAAGGAGGTTATCAAAATTGTTCAATGTGCCTTCCTATTGCAGAACACAGAATCAGTATACGTTTGTTTAAAGCAGCTATAATCAATAGTTTAATCTGATTtgtattaacaatggatcactTGACTTTTATGTGAAAGGGGGTCACTCGTAGCGATGAACCCACAGAATTATCACCCATCTCTGCAGTTCCTCTCAGCAATACGTAGCGTTTTAGCAACTTTCAGCTTTTTGTTTTGGTCGGTTTACCGTTTTGGTTTAATCTCAAAGCTCTCATCTTTATCATTTTTAGCTGCAGTATTAAGCGAAGAAGCTGTATTAAGCACTGTATTAATACAGTTGGCAGCTGTATTAAGCGAagaagctctgataaacccagtGTACACCACCTGCCGAGCACCAGACAGCAGACACACAAAGTTAGCATCTAGCCGGTGGACTTGGTGGAGAATTCAGCAGTTAAAGATTTTCACGAAGTCACGACTTTGATTATAAATTTAAATCAAGAGCAGGATCAGGGATTTccccagtatttttttttcttctctccaccCCCTGCACACTTGCTCCGTAGAAAACAATAACACACAGCATAGCTTACCAGCCGGAAGtgtgcagctaaagacacagggtaacgttagcttaccgttaGCCTGCAGCTGCTCGTTTCCCGACACAATGCTGGAGTCGGAGATGACAGAGCTCGACAAAACTGTAAAATCCTCCTGCGTCCCTGAAGTCACcagtgtggcaacattttgccttccccATGAGTGcgttatgtaaacaaacaacgaACGGTAAAGCATGTGGGCTCCGACGGGACTTTGTGGTGCGTTCACGTGCATCTTGATAAACTAAAGGTTCATTCAATTGCACTTCATTCATTTTGAGGAACTTAAACGGTTTTAAAAAGTACCATTCTGCCTTATTGTGGCATTGCTATCACTGCTGAAGAGAAAATCTTTGAATGGAGAACTAAATTGAATTGTGACCTTAAAGCCGAAAGTCAAATCGAATTATATATTTGGAGAATTGTGACACCCCTAATAATCTTGAACTTTTAATGTGAttatatgtcagtgttgtgtttacagttttttttttggttgccCCCAAGTGGCTGAAATATCAGTGATTGCAAGTTTAAAGGTGGGAGAAATCTCCATACGGAGGGTGAAAAGCTGagcaaagaaaatatatataataaaaaaacacaagcttCCCCCTCGTCAAACTGCCCAAAAGGCCATCAGCAGAAGACAGTGGCTGCAGTTGGAAGCTGCTAATATGTGGAGCTTAATGAATGAGGCCAGTCAGCTTTAGTAAAAGACAGAAACTGCTTTTCTCAGACCAAACGTGGTGCTGAAACATCTGCTTTTCTGCACATGCACAGATATACACAAACATTAAAGAAGGCTCGGAAATTATGTTATTCTATGAATTGCAGATTCCCTTTTGATCACTAGTGTTGGgatgatatgcttttgtcccgaatCGATTCTTTCAtaatacatgggtgccgattggatttgtattgcgattttcatttattgcaatTCTAGAAGTATTTAACagaacggagtgtctatttgcacccccggtacgaatagcctctgccacacagctgagctatttacaccctgtgacgtaacaacaaaaaaacgttgctcgcgtgcaccgaaatcatggccgacgttcatcttccatgaccacagaaactggcataataggaaagttttgtctctaaagtttataacaaatGAATTTCTAgcagaaaatggatactacagttgtgctttctgtcttcagtgaaagcatacaaccgttggtttgttagttagtacctatttttttgtatacagtatggttacctagcaaccgaggcttgaagaaaccaagtaGAAACCcgcgattttttttttgcagggtggtaggggaagactcatgaatatgcctgctgtggttgggttggttaggtttaggcaagaggagtgggattggttatggttagggtaagaatgtcagggcgataatattccaaaaaggtgtaatacatgagtagtatggataactgtgtgtaaatatatgccaaggtactgtaaatgcacaggggtgcaaatagcatacattgatatttgtaccagacggggtattaatagaacacattgctgtgtgcaccggcggggtactaatagccttcatttctaattgcaccagggtacaaatagcatacactgctaattgtaccaggggtgcaaatagcatacactgctaattgtaccaggggtgcaaatagcctcacccttaaTAAAATTGAGTCTTTTCCTtccttaacaaaaacaaaagttgaataatacactatacaatgacaatatatcatgagacatttctaaaagagatttttttaagaatgcacatcacatgtcagtctgacatttattccatttgtaaagaagtacataacatgtattttgttGCTGTCAGCGGCACTgtataaacagaaaacatttaggtgaatcattggtaaagaAAGAAATTCTGGGGAAAAGAATCAATTTGTAAAATTgttgcaaaaaacaaaatcacgatacatatgtgaatcgatttttttttcccactcctACTGATCCCCACAACACCAAACTTTGAAACTCTTTTGGTAGTGATTAAAAGAGATTCCAAAACAAACTGACACAGCTGGAACTCATTCAAGCTTGAGCAGATGACTGGGTGTGCCCAAATAAAATGTCTATTGAGGGCACCGACGCACAGGACATACCCCGAGATGATATACTGTGATAAATTACACGCTTCATGTAGGGCTTGTCTTGGTAACATTTTTGGCTTTGACTTGAGGAAGTAAGGCCGGAGCCTTGGCACAGCCGTAGTGGTGGTGTGACACAATCTTTGACTAACATTTCCAAAGTACCActgtaaaagtgtgtttttgatCATTTTGGAAAATTACACATCAAGGAACTGTAAAGCTAGCAAGACAGAAGTCACGAAGACAGTGTTCAGTGTTTGATATTTTAACAAAGGAAGAATTCAAATACACCTTTTCTGGTTGTTAGGCTAATCGTAGACAAGCTCTTTGTCTTATTGAAATCcttacctataattaaatatgaAGTAAAACTATTTGACCTTTCAGTATCTTCCGTTCAATATGAAGCAGGGCGTTACCTCTCAGAATCACCTGCTGGTTCCAGGGATTTTAACTGGCAACCCTCCCCTCCCAGTAATTGACGCGTTTAGAAAGAGACAGATACACATTATAGCGTGACAAcaaagtgtctgtctgtctgtctgtctgtgtttcaggtCCCGCAGTGTCAATCGTTCATCTATGTACTACTCTAAACAGAATTATGGGTGTTTTATGGCCATGTTGTTCCAATAGCAGCATGTCAGTTCCCATAACACATTGTTTATACCAAGAGACGCACTTACGCACCACacagtgcgcacacacacacacacacaaaaactgagTTCAAACCAAGGTTCTCACAAAGCCACAAATGTATACCCAGTTAGCTATTATATATGGTGGCCCTAAAGGACAAAACACAACgacatttcacaaaacacaacagcaaatgaGGAAACACAACATTGTGTATGTAAACAGCTAAAGTAAGTTTGCGGTTGCGTTTTCTGAAATGCCATTGtgtttttctgaaatgtttagTTGTGTGAAATGCTGTGTTTTGTTCTTCAGGGTCACCGTAATTAGTAGAACTTTGATACGGAAGGCTTAAAAAACGCCATGACTCTTGGGCAAGTTCTGAAGTTATAAGACATCAGAGACAATGATGTCCTCAGGAAGTGTAAGTCCCACTGAATCCATCACAGTCACTGTTGCTGTAACTGCTGTCTGTGTAACTATAATAGCTATAATAATTTGGGCCAAATCAATGGGCCAAACTACAATAATTAACTTCCCGTTTTTAGAACAATGGCATGAACCGTCTCTTTTTACCTCACGCACAATCTGTGCCTCAGGTCTCTCCCACCTTCAACCCTCCCAGCCCCCTTGGGAAGGTGAACCTCACAGATTGACACCATTGACTCTTGGTGTGCAGGGACCCATGTTTGTGTTAAATGTTAATTACGAAAGAAAATAATGGCATATCTCTTAAAAaagtgtctctctttctgtctgcagATCTTACAGGTGAATCTAGTGATGTCCATCCTGCTGTATGTGATGGTCCTCGTGTACCTCTATGGTATCCAGGCAACCAACATGGACAGCAGTCGCCAGGGGCAACAGCAGCAGCCGAGTCCTGACCCCTTAAACTCCCTTATCATCCAGCTGCTTCAGGCTGACCTGACGAGGGGGAAGACCAGGGGGAACCAGAGCCAACAGGGGAGAAGCAGGGACACTGAGCCCCGGGAAATGCTGCCTCCTCTGCTCAGTGCAAACTTTCCCTTAGAGGAGCAGGGCGACGCGGAGCAGTGGGGCACGGGCGCTCGCAGCGGCGGGAGCAGCGACGGCGTAGCTGTCGACCAGCAGGTGATGCTGTTGAACTCTGACCTTCTCAGGCAGCACAAGCGGTACAACTCCCCTCGGGTGCTGCTGAGCGACCGGCTACCACTGCAGCCGCCGCCGCTGTACCTCGCGGACGATTACGTAAGCGGCGGATTGGACGGCGCAGCAGGAAACAAGACGCGAAAGAAGCGTTACGCTGAGCACAAGAGCTACCGTGGGGAATATTCTGTGTGCGACAGCGAGAGCCAGTGGGTGACGGATAAAACCCAAGCAGTGGACACCAGGGGGGACCCGGTCACAGTTCTGGGCAAAATTAAAACCAGTGCCACACAGGACATCAAACAGTACTTTTATGAGACACGCTGTCGGACCCCCAGGCCCTTCAAAGGTGGCTGCAGGGGCATCGATGACAAGAACTGGAACTCGCAGTGCAAGACGACGCAGACGTACGTTCGAGCACTGACGCAGGTTCGCAATTCAGTGGGCTGGAGATGGATACGCATAGACACTTCCTGCGTCTGCGCGTTGTCGAGAAAACGTCATAGGACGTGAAGCAAACAATACAAGCCTTGCTAGTGACTACCGGTTTGGAATTCTACTTCCTGTATAGGATTCTATTTCCTGTTCACAGTGCTCCCCACCACAGGATTATGTTTCATGGTGGTGTCGCAACAGACTAAAATGAAACTTCTACTGAAGATATCGTGGGACCATTTCAATGATATTTCACATTAATGTGCTGCATAGCCAGTGCAGCGCCGCTGTTACGGAAGAACTCATTTGAGAGGGgttggggagggagggagtgaggggAGGAACTACAgatataaattatttaaattatatgCATGTAGTTTATACAtgtttatctatctatatatgacgtatgaatatatttgtgttatttattgaaggaagaaaatgtctttaaaaaaatgtaaagaacaAGCTATGAACTCATTTTGAGACTGTAATACGGAGCTGGGCTGCAAAGGTGCTTCACATTAAGACTTTACATGTGCCTTGACCAGTGTGGCTGCAgagcagagagacaggacatggtaacacacacacacacacacacacacacacacacacacacacacacgcagcagtTGCCGCAAATGTTTTTAGGGTGATCCTAAAAAGTGACAGGGGCCTGGCCTGTCCCGTGGACCAATACGGGGaccaaatgtttattattacCCCATAATGAGGTATAAGGCCTCCTGTGACCAAAGCACCCATTTGAGATCTGTGaccaaacaaatacatttagcCTGCAGTTGGTCATACGGTTATGTTGTAATACGCCATAAGTGAAATAATTCCTCTGGgagacaaaaactaaaaaaataggATTTCCTCTTGTGGAATCTGCTGGCAGTGACTGACAGAGATTCCAGAAA
This window encodes:
- the ntf3 gene encoding neurotrophin-3; this encodes MVTFITILQVNLVMSILLYVMVLVYLYGIQATNMDSSRQGQQQQPSPDPLNSLIIQLLQADLTRGKTRGNQSQQGRSRDTEPREMLPPLLSANFPLEEQGDAEQWGTGARSGGSSDGVAVDQQVMLLNSDLLRQHKRYNSPRVLLSDRLPLQPPPLYLADDYVSGGLDGAAGNKTRKKRYAEHKSYRGEYSVCDSESQWVTDKTQAVDTRGDPVTVLGKIKTSATQDIKQYFYETRCRTPRPFKGGCRGIDDKNWNSQCKTTQTYVRALTQVRNSVGWRWIRIDTSCVCALSRKRHRT